A stretch of DNA from Brevibacillus ruminantium:
CCACCTATTATAGGAAAGTGGCAGAATTTTGTCGATCATGTTTACGAAATCGCCTTCAAACCAACCGCGGCCCCGAGCACCATGCAAATAAACAAGATACGACGCCAGTCTCTGGACTCTCCATAGAACAGCATTCCCATGATCGCTCCGCCGGAGGCGCCAATACCGGTCCAGATCGCATAAGCCGTACCCATGGGCAAGTTTTCCATTGCCAACGCAAGAAACAGGAAGCTTGCTCCAAAGCCGAGGAGCATATACACCACGGATTGCCAGTTTTTGTCGCGGTGCATTTTATTAATCATTGTCACCCCGACCATTTCAAAAATCCCTGCCAGGATCAGATACAACCAAGCCATCAGGAATCAGCCCCTTCCTGCTCTGTTTCTTTCTCCCGCGTCACCAGCTTCAAACCGATTACCCCAGCCAGTAGCAGCAGGATCAGAAGAATTTTGCCCGTCTGAAACGGCTCTCCAAAAAAGACAATTTCCGC
This window harbors:
- a CDS encoding DMT family transporter, which gives rise to MAWLYLILAGIFEMVGVTMINKMHRDKNWQSVVYMLLGFGASFLFLALAMENLPMGTAYAIWTGIGASGGAIMGMLFYGESRDWRRILFICMVLGAAVGLKAIS